In Zhaonella formicivorans, one DNA window encodes the following:
- a CDS encoding O-sialoglycoprotein endopeptidase: MCKFLGIDTSCYTTSLAVVDAGGKLITEHRQLLKVPLGAKGLQQSSAVFQHVQNLPLLLEKVAGEVNFAQLSGVVTSSRPRPVEGSYMPVFTVGSGFGRAIAASLKIPFLITSHQEGHLMAGLWSAKANIPPRFLAVHLSGGTSELLLVEMAKKGGVVFKAELLGGTTDLHAGQLVDRVGVALGLPFPAGPHLQNLAMGAQGKLSIPAAVRKYCFSFSGAETRAKDYINRGEEPAEIARAVEKCIAKTLEKVLRLAVDQYSCHDILLVGGVACNSFLRARLKERLEHRAVGARLHFAESRYSSDNAVGTALLGPLLAT, encoded by the coding sequence ATGTGTAAATTTCTCGGCATAGATACCAGCTGCTATACCACATCGTTAGCAGTAGTTGATGCAGGAGGGAAGTTAATTACGGAACACCGCCAGTTGTTGAAGGTCCCTTTAGGTGCTAAAGGACTGCAACAATCCTCGGCGGTGTTTCAACATGTCCAAAATCTCCCCCTTTTGCTGGAAAAGGTAGCGGGGGAAGTGAATTTTGCCCAGTTGAGCGGGGTTGTGACAAGTAGCCGGCCCCGGCCTGTAGAAGGTTCATATATGCCGGTTTTTACGGTTGGCTCAGGTTTCGGAAGGGCAATAGCGGCTAGTTTAAAAATTCCTTTCCTTATCACTTCCCATCAGGAAGGCCACCTTATGGCCGGTTTATGGTCGGCCAAGGCCAATATACCGCCCCGGTTTTTAGCAGTCCATTTATCCGGAGGTACTTCCGAACTGCTTTTAGTGGAAATGGCAAAAAAGGGGGGAGTGGTGTTCAAGGCAGAATTATTGGGAGGAACTACCGACCTGCATGCAGGACAACTGGTGGACCGAGTAGGGGTGGCTTTGGGTTTGCCTTTCCCTGCAGGACCTCATTTGCAAAATTTGGCAATGGGGGCCCAAGGGAAACTGTCTATTCCCGCGGCAGTCCGGAAATACTGTTTCAGTTTTTCAGGAGCGGAGACCAGGGCGAAAGACTACATTAACAGGGGTGAAGAACCAGCCGAAATCGCCCGGGCAGTAGAAAAATGTATCGCTAAAACCTTGGAAAAAGTGTTAAGGTTAGCCGTTGACCAGTATTCCTGCCATGATATACTGCTAGTCGGCGGTGTAGCCTGCAACAGCTTTTTAAGGGCAAGATTAAAAGAACGACTGGAACATAGGGCAGTAGGC